CGGCGCTGAACCAGCCGGAGGTGGAGGCGAGAGCCGCCCTCGCGGGATTCCACCCCGGCCCGGAAGCACGCCTGATCGGCGTCTCCCTGCACGGCACACGCGAGGTGGGCGCCGTGGACCGGGCGGCACGGCTGCTGGGCGGGGCGGGGCTGCGGGCCGCCTTCCCCGCGGACGTACTGGCTCTCCTGGCGCTTCCCGCACAGTCCCGCCAGGGCAGCGCGCGGGACCCGGTGCGGGCGGTCCAGGAAGCCTTCCGTACGGCGGCCGACCCCGGCCTGACGGTGGCGGTCGGCCACGCGGTCGGCCCTTCCGTCGCCGCCGGGAGCGGCTGGCTGCGCTGGAGCGACACGCTGCGGGCGGCCCGTACGACACTGGAACTCGCGCTGACGGTGCCGCCCCCGGAACCCGGGGCACCGGACGGTCCCCTCGTCACCTCCTCCCGCGCCCTCGCCCTGGAACGGGAGTTGACGAGGGGCGGCGTGGACGCCAACCGGGAACGGCTCACGGGCATGGTCCAGCACGCACTCGGCCCCCTGCTCGCCTGGGAAGCGGCCCACCCGAGCGACCTCGTCCGCACCCTGGAGGTCCACCTGCGGCACGGCTGCTCACCGACCCGGACGGCAGCGCTGCTGCACATCGGCCGACAGTCGCTGTACCAGCGGCTGGAGCGGATCGAGTCCCTGCTGGGCCTGGAGATCGACGACCCGGATCTGCTGGGGGAGTTGCTCGCGGCGGCCTGCGCGCATCGGGTGGTACGGGGGATGGGGGCGGCTGTCGGGGGTGGGCTGCGGACCGTGGCCTGAGATCTGGCGGTCAGGGGCGGGTGTGCATCAGACGGGGGGAGTTCTCGAAGCCGCTGCGGGCGTAGGCGGGGATCGCTCGGGGGCTGGAGTGCACGGTGACCCTTTCGAGGCCGAGCGTGCGGGCGCGGTTCAGCACCGCGTCGAGAAGCCGGGCACCCAGGCCGCTGTTCCGCTCCTCCGGTACGACGTACACGCATTGCAGATCGCCCGAGGCCCGGTTGAGTGCGCCCGGGGTCGGCACGCGGGGGAGGACGGCCAGCCAGGCCATGCCGATGACCGTGTGCTCGCGGACCAGAACGGTGCACGTGTGCGAGGCGGCGTTCTCGCGGGCCCAGGTGGTGAAGTGCCGTATGAAATCGGCGCGTTGGGTGTCGGCCACCGGGTCGTCTGGGTGCTCGTTCTCACGGATCCACTGCCATCGGAGCTCGGCGACGGCTTCCAGGTCCTGAAGGCCGGCCGGGCGGATCGTGATGTTGCTGCTCCTCTGCATGTGCGCATTGTGCTTGGATCTGCCCGAACGCTTGCGCCCTTTCCCCCGTCTCAGTACCAACCGAAAGGGACGGAGGGGGACATGAAGCACCGTACGTGGATCGCGGCCGCCATCGGTACTGCCGCCGTGACACTGGCCGTCGGCCTGTGGATCGACACGCTGGGCACCGGCCACACCGACGGCGGTCTACGGGCCGACCCCCGCACGAGCGTCTCCGCCCCGGCCGAGGACATGTGCGTCGGCACCCTCCCGAGCCCCACGGGGAGCGGGGACCCGGCTCGCGACACCCCGCTGTTCAGGACCCTTGCCCGTATCGACGAGCTGGGCGCGGACGCCTACTC
This genomic window from Streptomyces sp. DG2A-72 contains:
- a CDS encoding PucR family transcriptional regulator codes for the protein MPALTLREVLALDPVRAAEPELLAGAGALDRPVRWVHSSEVYEGANFLDGGELLLTNGFGLTDADEEVRRRYVRELAARGATGLAVEVGRSLPSMPAEVIDEAGRVGLPLLALHRVVPFVRITEAANRAIVARGLSGRHSVVRPWGDDHAAALLADLADRAALNQPEVEARAALAGFHPGPEARLIGVSLHGTREVGAVDRAARLLGGAGLRAAFPADVLALLALPAQSRQGSARDPVRAVQEAFRTAADPGLTVAVGHAVGPSVAAGSGWLRWSDTLRAARTTLELALTVPPPEPGAPDGPLVTSSRALALERELTRGGVDANRERLTGMVQHALGPLLAWEAAHPSDLVRTLEVHLRHGCSPTRTAALLHIGRQSLYQRLERIESLLGLEIDDPDLLGELLAAACAHRVVRGMGAAVGGGLRTVA
- a CDS encoding GNAT family N-acetyltransferase produces the protein MQRSSNITIRPAGLQDLEAVAELRWQWIRENEHPDDPVADTQRADFIRHFTTWARENAASHTCTVLVREHTVIGMAWLAVLPRVPTPGALNRASGDLQCVYVVPEERNSGLGARLLDAVLNRARTLGLERVTVHSSPRAIPAYARSGFENSPRLMHTRP